GCTAGTCACAGACTCTTCTGCCATGCGACCTGGCGCTCGAGACCTTCGTCGAGCGTCACTTTCGGCGCGAAAGCGATTTCGCGGCGCGCGGCACTGGTATCGGCCGCAGTGTGCCGCACGTCGCCCTTCTGCGTTTCCCTGCGGTCCACGCGCACCGTGCGGCCGACCAGCCGGCCGATGGTGTCGATCACTTCGTTGACAGTCGTGCGGCTTCCGCCGCCGAGGTTGTAGACCGTGCCCGTCGCTTCGGATTCGGCCGCCGAAACATTCGCCTGGACGATGTCCGCGACAAACGTGAAGTCGCGCGACTGCTCGCCGTCGCCGTAGAGCACGATCGGCTTGTCCTCGATCGCCGCGCGGATGAAGCGGTGGAACGCCATGTCCGGCCGCTGGCGCGGTCCGTACACGGTGAAGTAGCGCAGCGAGACCGTCGGCAGCCCGAAGTTCTTCGAGTACAGCCAGACCAGGTGCTCGGCGGCGAGCTTGCTGACGCCGTACGGCGAGACCGGCTTCGGGATGCTGGTCTCGCGCATCGGAAGATCGTCGGTGTCGCCGTAGATCGACGAGGACGACGCGTAGACGAACTTGCGCAGCGCGCCGCCGCGGCAGGCCTCGAGCAGGCGCTGCGTCGCGTAGACGTTGTTGTCGCTGTAGATCCGGAAGTCTTCGCCCCAGCTCGAGCGCACGCCCGCCTGGGCGGCCTGGTGGAAGACCCAGTCGACGCCGCTGACCAGCGAGCCGAGGTCGGCATCGACGAGGCTCTCCTCGACGAAGCGAAAGCGGGGGTTCTTCGAGAGGCCCGAAAGGTTTCTCTCCTTGAGCTCGCGCGGGTAGTAATCGAGGAAGCAGTCGATCCCGACGACGTCATGCCCGCCGGCCACGAGCTGCTCGGCGAGCGTCGAACCGATGAACCCGGCGACACCGGTAACCAGTGCCTTCACGAAACGCTCTCTGGAAATGACATTCGGTCCGAATCCTCCGCGGCAAAGCGGCGGATATTGCGTGCGATGACGTCGGCGGTCAAACCGCCGGGGCCGCGGTTGCCCGCTGACCCGGGAGGTG
The genomic region above belongs to Candidatus Limnocylindrales bacterium and contains:
- a CDS encoding NAD-dependent epimerase/dehydratase family protein yields the protein MKALVTGVAGFIGSTLAEQLVAGGHDVVGIDCFLDYYPRELKERNLSGLSKNPRFRFVEESLVDADLGSLVSGVDWVFHQAAQAGVRSSWGEDFRIYSDNNVYATQRLLEACRGGALRKFVYASSSSIYGDTDDLPMRETSIPKPVSPYGVSKLAAEHLVWLYSKNFGLPTVSLRYFTVYGPRQRPDMAFHRFIRAAIEDKPIVLYGDGEQSRDFTFVADIVQANVSAAESEATGTVYNLGGGSRTTVNEVIDTIGRLVGRTVRVDRRETQKGDVRHTAADTSAARREIAFAPKVTLDEGLERQVAWQKSL